The Bradyrhizobium ottawaense genome window below encodes:
- a CDS encoding YkgJ family cysteine cluster protein codes for MEENSPVDLSSFCQSCGACCGYSANWPRFSIESDEELAAIPEALVNDRQSGMRCEGDRCSALQGDIGNATACGIYAMRPEVCRTCMPGDAECAMARRKFGLPAIEAS; via the coding sequence ATGGAAGAGAACTCCCCCGTCGATCTGTCGAGCTTTTGCCAGAGTTGCGGCGCCTGCTGCGGCTATTCGGCGAACTGGCCGCGCTTCTCGATCGAGAGCGACGAAGAGCTTGCCGCGATTCCGGAAGCGCTGGTCAACGACCGCCAATCCGGCATGCGTTGTGAGGGCGATCGCTGTTCGGCCTTGCAAGGGGATATCGGAAACGCGACCGCATGCGGCATCTATGCGATGCGGCCGGAGGTGTGCCGCACCTGCATGCCCGGCGACGCCGAATGCGCGATGGCGCGGCGGAAGTTCGGGCTTCCGGCTATCGAAGCAAGTTAG
- a CDS encoding DUF3307 domain-containing protein encodes MLLLTFKHIIADFVLQTAWMAHGKDQKHGWALPLLVHCLIHLAVALPLILIVAPKFWFVAFIDFVIHITIDRAKGLVSANFGVDLAHPWFWTLIGVDQALHHLTGFGLSIFMAAN; translated from the coding sequence ATGTTGCTGCTCACCTTCAAGCACATCATCGCCGATTTCGTTCTCCAGACGGCCTGGATGGCGCACGGCAAGGACCAGAAGCACGGCTGGGCCCTGCCGCTTCTGGTGCATTGCCTGATTCACCTTGCGGTTGCGCTGCCCTTGATCCTGATCGTCGCGCCGAAATTCTGGTTCGTGGCCTTTATCGACTTCGTGATCCACATCACGATCGACCGCGCCAAGGGACTGGTCTCGGCGAATTTCGGCGTCGACCTTGCGCATCCCTGGTTCTGGACCCTGATCGGCGTCGACCAGGCCCTGCACCATCTCACCGGCTTCGGCCTCTCCATCTTCATGGCGGCGAACTGA
- a CDS encoding TAXI family TRAP transporter solute-binding subunit, with translation MSTEGPTASPIEPPPRRPKVIKTNQQQVFLYVVLTLLLSLATVWGGRAMLHNSETLTFAVGAPNSDEALFAAKLAALLKSNASRFRIKVVNNADNAKALAQFDRKQADLAVLRTDAKVPLRARTLAILEHDLVLLLGPGNKKIKSIAELKKKKVAVLAENESSLAFVRGILDIPDGPDAAKIQMAPQGTTLDKLFAPSNGFGAVIAIVHASRAVRDKAYEQVAKRGGFTLNAIDEAKALARKLPGISSETLTAGTLSTSPQIPDDDLDTVGLEWLLVTQSRMSPSTAGELARTIYENKSALGLDNGFASRIEPASTEKDAFVMAHQGAADYINDDTKSFMDKYSDLMYLGAAALSVIGSIFAAIYAKITRIAPEKASELSTAILDIGERIEHAHSLDQLECLQDELEGILRGAVIGLRDGTISTDGLDTFKLGYEFVRDEIGMRRDYLKRHAGETEKTVQGGGPAQHDDSNVVVVKTAQSA, from the coding sequence ATGAGTACTGAAGGCCCCACCGCATCCCCGATCGAGCCGCCGCCGCGGCGCCCCAAGGTGATCAAGACCAATCAGCAACAGGTCTTCCTCTACGTCGTGCTGACCCTGCTGCTGTCGCTCGCCACCGTCTGGGGCGGCCGTGCCATGCTGCACAATTCGGAGACGCTGACCTTTGCCGTCGGCGCTCCCAACAGCGACGAGGCGCTGTTCGCGGCAAAGCTCGCCGCCCTGCTGAAGAGCAACGCCTCGCGCTTCCGGATCAAGGTCGTCAACAACGCCGACAACGCCAAGGCGCTCGCGCAGTTCGACCGCAAGCAGGCCGATCTTGCCGTGCTGCGTACCGACGCCAAGGTGCCGCTGCGGGCGCGCACGCTCGCGATCCTCGAGCACGACCTCGTGCTTCTGCTCGGTCCCGGCAACAAGAAGATCAAGTCGATCGCCGAGCTGAAGAAAAAGAAGGTCGCCGTTCTCGCCGAGAACGAATCCTCCCTCGCCTTCGTCCGCGGCATCCTCGACATCCCCGACGGTCCGGACGCCGCCAAGATCCAGATGGCGCCGCAGGGCACGACGCTCGACAAGCTGTTTGCGCCGTCAAACGGCTTTGGCGCGGTGATCGCCATCGTTCATGCCTCCAGGGCGGTGCGCGACAAGGCCTATGAGCAGGTCGCCAAGCGCGGCGGCTTCACGCTCAACGCGATCGACGAGGCCAAGGCGCTGGCGCGCAAGCTCCCGGGCATTTCCAGCGAGACGCTGACGGCAGGCACGCTGTCGACCTCGCCGCAAATTCCCGACGACGACCTCGACACGGTCGGGCTCGAATGGCTGCTGGTCACGCAATCCAGGATGTCCCCATCCACGGCGGGCGAGCTGGCACGCACCATCTACGAGAACAAATCCGCGCTCGGGCTCGACAACGGCTTTGCCAGCAGAATTGAGCCGGCCTCGACCGAGAAGGACGCCTTCGTGATGGCGCACCAGGGGGCGGCCGACTACATCAACGACGACACCAAATCGTTCATGGATAAGTACAGCGACCTGATGTATCTGGGCGCCGCCGCGCTCAGCGTCATCGGCTCGATCTTCGCGGCGATCTACGCCAAGATCACCCGCATCGCGCCGGAGAAGGCCAGCGAGCTCTCCACCGCCATCCTCGACATCGGCGAGCGGATCGAGCACGCCCACTCTCTGGACCAGCTCGAATGTCTCCAGGACGAGCTGGAGGGCATCTTGCGCGGCGCCGTCATCGGTCTCAGGGACGGCACGATCAGTACCGACGGGCTCGACACCTTCAAGCTCGGTTACGAGTTCGTCCGCGACGAGATCGGCATGCGCCGCGACTATCTGAAACGCCATGCCGGCGAAACCGAGAAGACGGTGCAGGGCGGCGGCCCTGCCCAGCACGACGACAGCAATGTCGTGGTGGTGAAGACCGCCCAGAGCGCCTGA
- a CDS encoding cyclic nucleotide-gated ion channel yields MSKPLISALAQFAAATAGRNMTKAAYVAVTVGVLSMVLLSDKRAQEAHGWFNALLWTCLAYFVFEWLVRLRHMTQQGRLSLYMSSSAGLVDAIGALAVPVALLFGAEPKTAWLLSVLWVLKVVPGIPGLRQLRRVLVLESGPLVSVLVIFLMVVFLASVAEYFLERDVQPQTFGSVPAALWWAVVTLTTTGYGDVVPVTPLGRIVAAAVMISGLGVFGLWTGILATGFAAETRRDNFLKTWESVSKVPFFAALGPAAIADVTHMLRTMELPARTMIIRKGAQGDCMYFIAAGEVEVELPGKKVQLGEGAFFGEMALLGNNKRGANVSTTKVSRLLVLDLVDFRVLMARHPDLAETIDAEAKRRALENR; encoded by the coding sequence ATGTCCAAGCCGCTGATTTCCGCTCTGGCCCAGTTCGCGGCCGCCACGGCCGGCCGCAACATGACCAAGGCGGCCTATGTGGCTGTGACGGTCGGCGTGCTCAGCATGGTGTTGCTGTCGGACAAGCGCGCCCAGGAGGCGCACGGCTGGTTCAACGCCCTGCTCTGGACCTGCCTCGCCTATTTCGTGTTCGAATGGCTGGTGCGGCTGCGCCACATGACGCAGCAGGGGCGGCTCTCGCTGTACATGTCCTCCTCCGCCGGACTGGTCGATGCGATCGGGGCGCTGGCGGTGCCGGTCGCGCTTCTCTTCGGCGCCGAGCCGAAGACGGCCTGGCTGCTCAGCGTGCTCTGGGTGCTGAAGGTGGTGCCTGGCATCCCCGGCCTGCGGCAGCTTCGCCGCGTGCTGGTGCTGGAATCGGGCCCGCTGGTCAGCGTGCTCGTGATCTTCCTGATGGTGGTCTTCCTCGCCTCCGTCGCCGAATATTTCCTGGAGCGGGACGTGCAGCCGCAGACTTTTGGCAGCGTGCCCGCCGCGCTGTGGTGGGCCGTCGTCACACTCACGACCACCGGCTACGGCGACGTCGTGCCGGTCACGCCGCTCGGCCGCATCGTGGCGGCCGCGGTGATGATCTCCGGCCTCGGCGTGTTCGGCCTCTGGACCGGTATTTTGGCGACCGGATTTGCCGCCGAGACGCGGCGCGACAATTTCCTCAAGACCTGGGAATCCGTCAGCAAGGTGCCATTCTTCGCAGCGCTCGGGCCCGCTGCGATTGCCGACGTCACCCACATGCTGCGGACCATGGAGCTGCCGGCGCGCACCATGATCATTCGCAAGGGCGCGCAGGGCGATTGCATGTATTTCATCGCCGCGGGCGAGGTCGAGGTCGAACTGCCCGGCAAGAAGGTCCAGCTCGGCGAAGGCGCCTTCTTCGGCGAGATGGCGCTGCTCGGCAACAACAAGCGCGGCGCCAACGTCTCGACCACGAAAGTGTCGCGGCTTCTGGTGCTCGACCTCGTCGACTTCCGCGTGCTGATGGCACGGCATCCCGATCTCGCCGAGACCATCGACGCCGAGGCGAAACGCCGCGCGCTCGAAAACAGATAA
- a CDS encoding enoyl-CoA hydratase/isomerase family protein: MSDITDAATGPVLERDGARATIRLNRPKHLNRLQAEDLDDLVRLFDLIEADPAIRVLVLTGTGRAFSAGYDLNSVAERAVSANEQQSAGSAFEVVVNRLEDLGVPTICRLNGGVYGGSTDLALACDFRIGVDTAEMFMPAARLGLHYYRSGIKRYVTRLGVDNAKKLFLTAQKISAPEMLRIGYLTAMVPVEFLDEEVDQLANILAGNAPQAMRGMKRAINEFARGELDDRAADQRHRDSMRGDEIKEGIKAFAEKRAPRF; this comes from the coding sequence ATGTCGGACATCACCGACGCAGCCACCGGCCCCGTGCTCGAACGTGACGGCGCCCGCGCCACCATCCGCCTCAACCGGCCCAAGCATCTCAATCGGCTGCAGGCCGAGGACCTCGACGACCTCGTCAGACTGTTCGATCTGATCGAGGCCGACCCAGCCATCCGCGTGCTGGTGCTGACCGGCACCGGACGCGCCTTCTCGGCCGGGTATGACCTCAATTCGGTCGCCGAGCGCGCCGTCAGCGCCAACGAGCAGCAGAGCGCGGGCTCTGCGTTCGAGGTAGTCGTCAACCGGCTGGAGGATCTGGGCGTGCCGACGATCTGCCGGCTCAACGGCGGCGTCTATGGCGGCTCGACCGACCTCGCGCTCGCCTGCGATTTCCGCATCGGCGTCGACACCGCCGAGATGTTCATGCCGGCGGCGCGGCTCGGGCTGCATTACTACAGGAGCGGCATCAAACGCTACGTCACCCGGCTCGGCGTCGACAATGCGAAGAAGCTGTTCCTGACGGCGCAGAAGATCAGCGCGCCGGAGATGCTGCGCATCGGCTATCTCACCGCGATGGTACCGGTGGAATTCCTCGACGAGGAGGTCGACCAACTCGCCAACATCCTCGCCGGCAATGCCCCGCAGGCGATGCGCGGCATGAAGCGCGCGATCAACGAATTCGCCCGCGGCGAGCTCGATGACCGCGCCGCCGACCAGCGCCACCGCGACAGCATGCGCGGCGACGAGATCAAGGAAGGCATCAAGGCGTTCGCGGAGAAGAGAGCGCCGAGGTTTTGA
- a CDS encoding glutathione S-transferase family protein yields MTDPNRITLYYSPQSRATGTRVLLEELGARYDLHVLNMKAGEQRQPAYLAINPLGKVPAIRHGDALVTEQVAITIHLADLFPQAGLTPALNDPLRGPYLRWIAYYGSSFEPALIDKFMQREPAPITQSPYADYDTMLGALEAQLSEGPYLLGERMTAADVLWGVAFSWTMMFGIVPKKDVFVRYAERMTARPAFQRINAADDEMAALHAKAVGG; encoded by the coding sequence ATGACCGATCCGAACCGCATCACGCTGTATTACTCGCCGCAAAGCCGCGCCACCGGCACGCGGGTGCTGCTGGAGGAGCTGGGCGCGCGCTACGATCTGCATGTCCTCAACATGAAGGCCGGCGAGCAGCGTCAGCCCGCTTATCTCGCCATCAATCCGCTCGGCAAGGTCCCGGCGATCCGCCACGGCGATGCCCTGGTGACCGAGCAGGTCGCGATCACCATCCATCTCGCCGATCTCTTCCCGCAGGCAGGTCTGACGCCCGCCCTGAACGATCCGCTGCGCGGTCCTTATCTGCGCTGGATCGCCTATTACGGCTCATCCTTCGAGCCCGCGCTGATCGACAAGTTCATGCAGCGCGAGCCGGCGCCGATCACGCAGTCGCCCTATGCCGACTACGACACCATGCTCGGCGCGCTGGAAGCGCAGCTGTCGGAAGGGCCCTATTTGCTTGGCGAGCGGATGACGGCCGCCGATGTGTTGTGGGGCGTGGCGTTCAGCTGGACCATGATGTTCGGCATCGTACCGAAGAAGGACGTGTTCGTCCGCTATGCCGAACGCATGACCGCGCGGCCTGCATTCCAGCGCATCAATGCGGCGGACGACGAGATGGCGGCGCTGCATGCGAAGGCGGTTGGGGGCTGA
- a CDS encoding helix-turn-helix transcriptional regulator: protein MRASRMLSILTTLQARGQVTAPELAEACEVSVRTIYRDIDALAASGVPVYADRGAEGGYRLLDGYRVRLNGLSQSEAETLFLAGLPGPAAALGLDAAMIAAQNKLMAALPVHLRQDASRMQERFHLDAPGWFGEAEEPKHLRTIAGAVLRGTLIKIRYRSWRAEKQRRLAPLGLVLKGGSWYFAGQVDASVRTYRVARVLDCTALDEGFDRPADFDLAAYWQAATLRLEAEMHPNVAIVRLSPFGVKLLDALSQPYIKARTQLEETADVDGWRIARVPAGKTSWHAAAELLRLGPEAEVLEPADLRDKMAELTQAMAARYRAARKT from the coding sequence ATGCGCGCGAGCCGAATGTTGTCGATCCTCACCACCCTCCAGGCCAGGGGGCAAGTCACCGCGCCCGAACTCGCGGAGGCCTGCGAGGTCTCGGTCCGCACGATCTATCGCGACATCGACGCGCTCGCCGCGTCCGGCGTTCCGGTTTACGCCGACCGTGGCGCGGAGGGCGGCTATCGGCTGCTCGACGGCTATCGCGTGCGGCTGAACGGCCTGTCGCAGAGCGAGGCCGAGACGCTGTTCCTGGCGGGCTTGCCGGGCCCGGCGGCGGCGCTCGGGCTTGATGCGGCAATGATCGCCGCGCAGAACAAGCTGATGGCGGCGCTGCCCGTCCATCTGCGCCAGGATGCCAGCCGGATGCAGGAACGCTTTCATCTGGATGCGCCGGGCTGGTTCGGCGAGGCCGAAGAGCCGAAGCATCTGCGCACGATTGCCGGCGCGGTGCTGCGCGGGACACTGATCAAGATCCGCTACCGGAGCTGGCGCGCGGAGAAACAGCGTCGCCTCGCGCCGCTCGGCCTCGTGCTGAAGGGCGGGAGCTGGTATTTCGCCGGCCAGGTCGACGCCAGCGTGCGCACCTATCGCGTCGCGCGCGTGCTCGACTGCACGGCGCTCGACGAAGGCTTCGATCGTCCCGCCGATTTCGATCTCGCCGCCTATTGGCAGGCCGCGACGCTGCGTCTCGAGGCCGAGATGCATCCCAATGTCGCGATCGTCCGGTTGTCGCCGTTCGGCGTCAAGCTGCTCGACGCGCTGAGCCAGCCGTACATCAAGGCGCGCACGCAGCTCGAGGAGACCGCTGATGTGGACGGCTGGCGCATTGCGCGCGTGCCTGCTGGCAAGACGTCCTGGCACGCCGCGGCCGAATTGTTGCGGCTCGGCCCCGAGGCCGAGGTGCTGGAGCCCGCCGACCTCCGCGACAAGATGGCGGAACTGACGCAGGCGATGGCCGCGCGCTATCGCGCGGCGCGGAAAACATGA
- a CDS encoding fatty acid desaturase codes for MTDTAVSESGHRLKPLTPAMLRELSARSDVRGAAQSLGHYGVIVLVGTLIWKVSSTWGVLWALPLMAVQGYVVAFLFMAVHETAHKTAFRSRSLNLVVGYLSAFLIGLPYEYYCLFHWDHHRYTQDPDKDPELIVGVKPTSDTQLALAYSGLLQVAGRLRLMLGHAVTGRVTVPWIPENKRAVIVREARIYVAVYVLLLALSLWFSSALLLWVWLVPLVIGQLFLRPYLYAEHTGCERTRSAFQNTRTTYTAAVVKWFAWNMPYHVEHHAYPSIPFHALPKLNEIVDGEIVYRGRGYIQTTRETWVWFRRNLRSR; via the coding sequence ATGACCGACACAGCCGTTTCAGAGTCCGGCCATCGCCTGAAGCCGCTAACGCCCGCCATGCTGCGCGAATTGTCGGCCCGCTCCGATGTCAGAGGCGCAGCGCAGAGCCTCGGCCATTATGGCGTGATCGTGCTGGTGGGCACGCTGATCTGGAAGGTTTCGTCGACCTGGGGCGTGCTCTGGGCGCTGCCGCTGATGGCGGTGCAGGGCTATGTCGTCGCCTTCCTGTTCATGGCGGTGCACGAGACCGCGCACAAGACTGCGTTCAGGAGCCGCAGCCTCAACCTCGTCGTCGGCTATCTCTCGGCCTTCCTCATCGGATTGCCTTACGAATATTACTGCCTGTTTCATTGGGACCATCACCGCTACACCCAGGATCCGGACAAGGACCCGGAGTTGATCGTCGGGGTGAAACCGACATCCGACACGCAGCTCGCGCTCGCCTATAGCGGCCTGCTCCAGGTCGCCGGCCGTCTCCGGCTGATGCTCGGCCATGCGGTCACCGGAAGGGTCACCGTGCCCTGGATCCCCGAAAACAAGCGCGCCGTCATCGTGAGAGAGGCGCGTATCTATGTCGCGGTCTATGTCCTGCTGCTCGCGCTCTCGCTGTGGTTCTCGTCAGCGCTGCTGCTCTGGGTCTGGCTCGTCCCGCTTGTTATCGGGCAGTTGTTCCTGCGGCCCTATCTCTATGCCGAGCATACCGGCTGCGAGCGCACTCGCAGTGCTTTTCAGAACACCCGCACCACCTACACCGCTGCGGTGGTCAAATGGTTCGCGTGGAACATGCCCTACCATGTCGAGCACCACGCCTATCCCTCGATACCGTTTCACGCGCTGCCGAAGCTGAACGAGATCGTCGACGGTGAGATCGTTTATCGCGGCCGCGGCTACATCCAGACGACGCGCGAAACCTGGGTCTGGTTTCGCCGGAATCTGAGGAGCCGTTAA
- a CDS encoding alpha/beta fold hydrolase: MTAHYEIFEAGEVVLQSGTVFPSLKLAYKTYGTLSAAKDNVILYPTSFSAQHFDTEWLIAPDSVLDPTRYFIIIPNLLGNGLSSSPSNSAAPFPAVTYHDAIAVQHRLLAERFGISKLALVYGWSMGGMQAYHWAALHPDMVERAAVVCGSARCAPYNYVFLESVKAALTADPAFRDGRFAEKPVAGYRAMGRVYAGWAMSHGFYRDELWREAGFTSLEDYLVRVWDATFARRDANDLLAQIGIWQNGDISRCASFAGDFDRALAAIKAHMLLMPGATDRYFDVRDNEDELGRLVNAKSAVLHPIPSLHGHRAGNPVGNPRDQAFIKAEIADLLGKQAGK; this comes from the coding sequence ATGACGGCGCACTACGAGATCTTCGAGGCTGGCGAAGTTGTGCTCCAGTCCGGGACCGTTTTCCCTTCGCTGAAGCTTGCTTACAAGACCTATGGCACGCTGAGCGCTGCAAAGGACAACGTCATCCTCTATCCGACCTCGTTCAGCGCGCAGCATTTTGACACCGAGTGGCTGATCGCCCCGGACAGCGTGCTCGACCCCACGCGCTACTTCATCATCATCCCGAACCTCTTGGGCAACGGCCTGTCGTCCTCGCCGTCGAATAGCGCAGCGCCGTTCCCCGCGGTGACCTATCACGATGCGATTGCGGTCCAGCACCGGCTGCTCGCCGAGCGCTTCGGCATTTCAAAGCTGGCCCTGGTCTATGGCTGGTCGATGGGCGGCATGCAGGCCTATCACTGGGCGGCGCTGCACCCCGACATGGTCGAGCGCGCAGCCGTCGTCTGCGGCAGTGCCCGCTGCGCGCCCTACAATTACGTTTTCCTTGAAAGCGTGAAGGCCGCGCTGACCGCCGATCCCGCCTTCCGCGACGGCCGCTTCGCCGAGAAACCGGTCGCCGGCTATCGTGCCATGGGGCGGGTCTATGCCGGCTGGGCGATGTCGCACGGCTTCTACCGCGATGAGCTCTGGCGCGAGGCCGGCTTCACCTCGCTGGAAGATTACCTCGTCCGCGTCTGGGACGCGACGTTTGCCCGGCGCGACGCCAATGATCTGCTGGCACAGATCGGCATCTGGCAGAACGGCGACATCAGCCGCTGTGCGAGCTTCGCTGGCGATTTCGATCGGGCGCTGGCGGCGATCAAGGCGCACATGCTGCTGATGCCGGGCGCGACCGACCGTTATTTCGATGTCCGCGACAACGAGGACGAGCTCGGCCGACTGGTCAACGCGAAATCCGCGGTGCTGCATCCGATCCCGTCGCTGCATGGCCATCGCGCCGGCAATCCCGTTGGCAATCCGCGCGACCAGGCCTTCATCAAGGCCGAAATCGCGGACCTACTTGGCAAGCAGGCAGGCAAATGA
- a CDS encoding MBL fold metallo-hydrolase has translation MPLWTCETCGAQFPNVGNPPASCVICEDERQFVNWKGQTFLTREELARGHRLVGRDDLGLTGIGLEPSFAIGQRALLVPQGDGCVMWDCIPLATDEAIQYVAALGGLKAIAISHPHYYGAVADWSDTFGGVPVYLHADDRAFVTRPHPSIVHWTGESHRISDDVLLLRTGGHFAGATMLHWQRGAEGSGALLTGDIAQVTMDRRFVSFMYSYPNYMPLNAAAVRRIAAAVEPLAFDRIYGAWWGRNIASGAKAAFAASVERYVAAIA, from the coding sequence ATGCCTCTCTGGACCTGCGAAACCTGCGGCGCGCAATTCCCGAACGTCGGAAATCCGCCCGCCTCCTGCGTGATCTGCGAGGATGAACGGCAGTTCGTGAACTGGAAGGGGCAGACCTTTCTCACGCGCGAGGAGCTCGCGCGGGGCCATCGACTGGTGGGACGCGACGATCTTGGCCTCACCGGGATCGGCCTGGAGCCGAGCTTCGCGATCGGACAGCGCGCGCTGCTGGTGCCTCAGGGCGACGGCTGCGTGATGTGGGATTGCATTCCGCTCGCGACCGATGAGGCCATCCAGTACGTGGCGGCGCTCGGCGGGCTGAAGGCGATCGCGATCTCGCATCCGCATTACTACGGCGCGGTCGCAGACTGGAGCGATACCTTTGGCGGCGTGCCGGTCTATCTGCATGCCGACGATCGCGCTTTCGTCACGCGGCCGCATCCCTCGATCGTGCACTGGACCGGCGAGAGCCACCGCATCTCAGACGATGTGCTGCTGCTACGCACCGGCGGTCATTTCGCCGGCGCCACCATGCTGCATTGGCAACGCGGTGCCGAGGGCAGCGGCGCGCTGCTCACCGGCGACATCGCCCAGGTGACGATGGACCGCCGCTTCGTCAGCTTCATGTATTCCTATCCCAACTACATGCCGCTCAATGCAGCTGCGGTGCGGCGGATTGCGGCCGCCGTCGAGCCGCTCGCCTTCGATCGCATCTATGGCGCCTGGTGGGGCCGCAACATCGCCAGCGGCGCCAAGGCCGCCTTCGCGGCGTCAGTGGAGCGCTACGTCGCCGCCATCGCCTGA
- a CDS encoding MFS transporter yields the protein MTSRPPSSSRIWPLFALNFFMADMQSGIGPFVGVFLQERGWATGLIGTAMTIGNVAGMLVTTPIGGFIDSSRNKRLWVVIPGICVVLASAIILISQNFWAVTFSQVAQSLASAAIVPAVTGITLGIAKQKGFNALNGRNQAFNHAGNMVGAALSGYLGYRFGYVAVFVLAAVFGAIAIACVMMIPAKAIDDRAARGSKEDDSKAPPDAMTMLLKHKALLVLALALAVFHLGNAAIVPLYGLAAVAEGQANGPSFVATTVVIAQGVMIVTSLIAMKAASKRNYWPVILVSFMFLPVRGVLAFFVTGWWGVIPMQVLDGIGTGLQTVAVPGMVARALNGSGRINLGQGAVITVQGIGASLSPALGGWIAQWIGYGPTFLLLGGFGLASMVLWLAFGAAVKKF from the coding sequence ATGACATCGCGGCCTCCCTCCTCGTCCCGTATCTGGCCTCTGTTCGCGCTCAACTTCTTCATGGCCGACATGCAGTCGGGCATTGGGCCGTTCGTCGGGGTCTTCCTCCAGGAGCGCGGCTGGGCGACCGGGTTGATCGGCACCGCGATGACGATCGGCAATGTCGCGGGCATGCTGGTCACGACCCCGATCGGCGGCTTCATCGATTCCAGCCGCAACAAACGGCTATGGGTCGTCATTCCCGGCATCTGCGTCGTTCTCGCCTCCGCCATCATCCTGATCTCGCAAAACTTCTGGGCGGTGACGTTCTCGCAAGTGGCGCAATCGCTGGCGAGCGCCGCCATCGTGCCGGCGGTAACAGGCATCACGCTCGGCATCGCCAAGCAGAAGGGGTTCAACGCGCTCAACGGCCGTAATCAGGCCTTCAACCACGCCGGCAACATGGTCGGCGCGGCATTGTCCGGCTATCTCGGCTACAGGTTCGGCTATGTCGCCGTGTTCGTGCTGGCGGCCGTGTTCGGCGCCATCGCGATCGCCTGCGTGATGATGATCCCCGCCAAAGCGATCGACGACCGTGCCGCACGCGGCAGCAAGGAAGACGACTCCAAGGCTCCGCCGGATGCGATGACGATGCTGCTCAAGCACAAGGCTCTGCTCGTGCTGGCACTCGCGCTCGCGGTCTTCCACCTCGGCAATGCCGCCATTGTACCGCTCTACGGGCTTGCGGCCGTGGCCGAGGGACAGGCCAACGGCCCAAGCTTCGTCGCGACCACCGTGGTGATCGCGCAAGGCGTCATGATCGTGACCTCGCTGATCGCGATGAAGGCCGCGAGCAAGCGCAACTATTGGCCGGTGATCCTGGTGTCCTTCATGTTCCTGCCCGTCCGCGGCGTGCTGGCCTTCTTCGTGACGGGATGGTGGGGCGTCATACCGATGCAGGTGCTCGACGGTATCGGCACCGGCCTGCAGACGGTCGCCGTTCCCGGTATGGTAGCGCGCGCGCTGAACGGCAGCGGCCGCATCAATCTCGGCCAGGGCGCCGTGATCACGGTGCAGGGCATCGGCGCCAGCCTCAGTCCCGCGCTCGGCGGCTGGATCGCGCAATGGATCGGCTACGGGCCGACCTTCCTGCTGCTCGGCGGCTTCGGCCTCGCCTCAATGGTGCTGTGGCTGGCATTCGGGGCGGCAGTGAAGAAATTCTGA
- a CDS encoding AraC family transcriptional regulator, producing MRRTGLTIQPAINRQHLRFRSMIQPQLSFDGDPNGPAYERWREQFCRQVANVDFVPVGEGRVHRTIAPAILPRIRLSASFGSPMSFVSLGTNDELVITMSPNSALSGAMGKRPLEIAAGDVTIGDPSIKGAHITQTGFGNFQTALLPRKALLRACPNAEDLIARSIPGANPITSMFLRYYDLAHEYADKLGPAELDAVSQHLFDLSVLMIGARGDVAEQARMRGLAAARLETLKSDILAQLDSPALSLTVLSAAHRISPRTIQLLFEQAGITYSGFVLEQRLLRAERLLRNPAMRMRKIIEIAHLAGFHDVSYFHRAFRRRFGQTPDDVRKLAGDAG from the coding sequence TTGCGGCGCACCGGCCTGACGATACAACCTGCCATAAACCGTCAACACCTGCGCTTCCGATCGATGATCCAGCCACAACTCTCATTCGATGGCGACCCGAATGGCCCGGCCTATGAAAGATGGCGCGAGCAGTTTTGCCGTCAGGTGGCCAACGTCGATTTCGTGCCGGTCGGAGAAGGGCGCGTTCACCGAACCATTGCGCCGGCGATTCTTCCCCGCATCAGGCTCTCGGCCTCGTTCGGCTCGCCGATGTCTTTCGTGTCGTTGGGGACCAACGACGAATTGGTGATTACGATGTCGCCCAATTCGGCGCTCAGCGGGGCCATGGGAAAACGCCCGCTGGAGATCGCCGCGGGCGACGTTACGATCGGCGATCCCTCGATCAAGGGCGCGCACATCACTCAGACAGGGTTTGGCAATTTCCAGACTGCGCTGTTGCCGCGCAAGGCGCTGCTGCGCGCGTGCCCGAATGCAGAGGATTTGATTGCACGCTCAATCCCCGGCGCCAATCCGATCACATCGATGTTCCTGCGCTATTATGATCTCGCGCATGAGTATGCCGACAAGCTCGGCCCCGCGGAGCTGGACGCGGTCTCGCAGCACCTGTTCGACCTTTCGGTGCTGATGATCGGAGCGCGCGGCGATGTCGCCGAGCAGGCTCGAATGCGAGGCCTGGCGGCAGCGCGTCTCGAAACCCTCAAGTCCGACATCCTGGCGCAGCTTGACAGCCCCGCGCTGTCGCTCACCGTCCTTTCAGCCGCGCACCGGATCAGCCCGCGCACGATCCAGCTATTGTTCGAACAGGCCGGCATCACCTATAGCGGCTTCGTGCTGGAGCAGCGCCTGCTGCGTGCCGAACGCCTGCTGCGAAATCCCGCCATGCGCATGCGCAAGATCATCGAAATCGCGCATCTCGCGGGCTTTCACGACGTATCCTACTTCCATCGCGCATTCCGCCGCCGCTTCGGACAGACGCCCGACGACGTCAGGAAGCTGGCCGGCGACGCCGGCTAG